Proteins co-encoded in one Paracoccus aestuarii genomic window:
- a CDS encoding ABC transporter substrate-binding protein, whose protein sequence is MFKRLTAILVGATALALPLAATAQDPVVIRSAVLRVDDPGLPPISRLELPPADLGFAGARLAIEDNDTTGRFMGQDFEAGEVAASPDTAAEALETLLADGVQFIVIMADDDTTLALADQAGDRAMLFNALARGDNLRGADCRWNMIHVAPSRAMLADGLAQFLMWKNWPRWFLIHGSHPQDQAMAEAYRRAATKFGARIVETREYEDTGGARRTDSGHVQVQAQMPVFTQRAADHDIVITADEAGVFAAYLPYLTWDPRPVAGSAGLVPRSWHPAMEAWGGTQFQTRFERLAERPIREEDYQAWLSLRIVGEAATRTQSGDPQVLRDYILSDDFDVAGFKGQALTVRDWDHQMRQPILLTTGLLTTSVSPQDQYLHQTSQLDTMGLDRPETECQFPEAR, encoded by the coding sequence ATGTTCAAGCGATTGACGGCCATTCTGGTCGGTGCCACGGCACTGGCCCTGCCGCTTGCGGCCACGGCCCAGGACCCCGTCGTGATCCGGTCCGCCGTGCTGCGGGTGGACGATCCGGGCCTGCCGCCCATTTCCCGGCTGGAGCTGCCGCCCGCCGATCTGGGCTTTGCCGGCGCCCGCCTGGCGATCGAGGACAATGACACGACCGGCCGCTTCATGGGCCAGGATTTCGAGGCCGGGGAGGTCGCGGCCAGCCCCGACACCGCCGCCGAGGCGCTGGAGACGCTGCTGGCCGACGGGGTGCAGTTCATCGTGATCATGGCCGATGACGACACGACCCTGGCCCTGGCCGATCAGGCGGGCGACCGGGCGATGCTGTTCAACGCCCTGGCGCGCGGCGACAACCTGCGCGGCGCGGATTGCCGGTGGAACATGATCCATGTCGCCCCGAGCCGCGCGATGCTGGCCGACGGGCTGGCCCAGTTCCTGATGTGGAAGAACTGGCCCCGCTGGTTCCTGATCCATGGCAGCCACCCCCAGGACCAGGCCATGGCCGAGGCCTATCGCCGCGCCGCCACGAAATTCGGCGCCCGCATCGTCGAGACCCGCGAATACGAGGATACCGGCGGCGCGCGGCGCACCGACAGCGGCCATGTCCAGGTCCAGGCCCAGATGCCCGTCTTCACGCAGCGCGCGGCCGATCATGACATCGTCATCACCGCGGACGAGGCCGGGGTCTTTGCCGCCTATCTGCCCTATCTGACCTGGGATCCGCGCCCGGTCGCGGGATCGGCGGGCCTGGTGCCGCGCAGCTGGCATCCCGCGATGGAGGCCTGGGGCGGCACCCAGTTCCAGACCCGCTTCGAGCGCCTGGCCGAACGCCCCATCCGCGAGGAGGACTATCAGGCCTGGCTGTCGCTGCGCATCGTGGGCGAGGCGGCGACCCGCACCCAATCGGGCGATCCGCAGGTGCTGCGCGACTATATCCTGTCGGATGATTTCGACGTGGCAGGGTTCAAGGGCCAGGCCCTGACCGTGCGCGACTGGGACCACCAGATGCGCCAGCCGATCCTGCTGACGACGGGGCTGCTGACCACCTCGGTCAGCCCCCAGGACCAGTATCTGCACCAGACCAGCCAGCTGGACACGATGGGCCTGGACCGGCCCGAAACCGAATGTCAGTTCCCGGAGGCACGATGA
- a CDS encoding DUF3280 domain-containing protein produces MMRHGLILAFVLGLTALPAAAQAPEPGRATWFGLHFIDTSTEGQINGIRADETARIAATEAFIAEDLAARGFVLTAPPPEAVARIRNPVHSNGADARIARKMGSDYVIAGEVQKVSNLIQSINLHLRDAETGRTLRAGSVEIRGNTDEAFRRGYGYLLRNVIFREERKE; encoded by the coding sequence ATGATGCGCCACGGCCTGATCCTTGCCTTCGTCCTGGGCCTGACCGCCCTGCCCGCGGCCGCCCAGGCGCCCGAACCGGGCCGCGCGACCTGGTTCGGCCTGCATTTCATCGACACATCGACCGAGGGCCAGATCAACGGCATCCGCGCCGACGAGACCGCCCGCATCGCCGCCACCGAGGCCTTCATCGCCGAGGACCTGGCCGCGCGGGGCTTCGTGCTGACCGCCCCGCCGCCCGAGGCCGTAGCCCGCATCCGCAACCCCGTCCATTCCAACGGCGCCGATGCCCGCATCGCGCGCAAGATGGGCAGCGACTATGTCATCGCGGGCGAGGTCCAGAAGGTGTCGAATCTGATCCAGTCGATCAACCTGCATCTGCGCGATGCCGAGACCGGCCGCACCCTGCGCGCCGGATCGGTCGAAATCCGCGGCAACACCGACGAGGCGTTCCGCCGCGGCTACGGCTATCTGCTGAGAAACGTGATCTTTCGGGAGGAACGGAAGGAATGA
- a CDS encoding SRPBCC family protein, which yields MRTGRLLAGAVAAAMAMTGAAWAHGPSRLKTEMTVLLDATPAEVWEAIGRFDDMGWHPAIAETRMVPEGAPADQPEESTRLLVLGSGGEITETLTRIDPEGMQYRYMITQVDPAVLPVTNYSSTLQVSNRDGRAEVLWRAGYYRGFPNNDPPADQNDDAATAAVEGVYQAGMDALAERFGRVD from the coding sequence ATGAGGACAGGAAGGCTGCTGGCCGGGGCCGTCGCGGCGGCGATGGCCATGACCGGGGCCGCATGGGCGCATGGCCCGTCGCGGCTGAAGACCGAGATGACGGTGCTGCTGGATGCCACCCCCGCCGAGGTCTGGGAGGCGATCGGCCGCTTCGACGACATGGGCTGGCACCCCGCCATCGCCGAGACGCGGATGGTCCCCGAAGGCGCGCCCGCCGACCAGCCCGAGGAATCGACCCGGCTGCTGGTCCTGGGATCGGGCGGCGAGATCACCGAGACGCTGACCCGCATCGACCCCGAGGGGATGCAGTATCGCTACATGATCACCCAGGTCGATCCGGCGGTGCTGCCGGTGACGAACTATTCCTCGACGCTGCAGGTCAGCAACCGGGACGGCCGGGCCGAGGTGCTGTGGCGCGCGGGCTATTACCGGGGTTTCCCGAACAACGATCCCCCCGCCGACCAGAATGACGACGCCGCCACCGCCGCGGTCGAGGGCGTCTATCAGGCGGGCATGGACGCCCTGGCCGAGCGTTTCGGCCGGGTCGACTGA
- a CDS encoding PQQ-dependent catabolism-associated CXXCW motif protein — MEASAEQPDPAQSGRDQPDPARGRGALGRRLRAGLAGLILALAPGLAAGQPVPEPDGYRGEPYRAPVPDTLAGAQVIDTAGALALHADGAAFLDVLPRKARPEGLPPDTIWNEPAHLSIPGAVWLWDTGYQALSPPEEARLRDGLTRAQADDPDRPLVIFCRADCWMSWNAARRAVEWGFAPVLWFPGGTEAWQEAGGDLVPLTP; from the coding sequence ATGGAAGCGTCAGCTGAACAGCCTGATCCGGCGCAATCAGGACGAGATCAACCAGATCCTGCGCGAGGCCGGGGTGCCCTTGGTCGACGATTACGGGCGGGCCTTGCTGGACTGATCCTGGCACTGGCCCCCGGCCTTGCCGCGGGCCAGCCCGTCCCCGAACCCGACGGATACCGGGGCGAACCCTATCGCGCCCCGGTCCCCGACACCCTGGCCGGGGCGCAGGTCATCGATACCGCGGGCGCGCTGGCCCTGCATGCGGATGGCGCGGCCTTTCTGGACGTGCTGCCCCGCAAGGCCCGCCCCGAGGGCCTGCCCCCCGACACGATCTGGAACGAGCCCGCGCATCTGTCGATTCCCGGCGCGGTCTGGCTGTGGGATACCGGATACCAGGCCTTGTCCCCGCCCGAGGAGGCGCGCCTGCGCGACGGCCTGACCCGCGCGCAGGCAGACGATCCCGACCGCCCGCTGGTGATCTTCTGCCGCGCCGATTGCTGGATGAGCTGGAATGCCGCGCGCCGCGCCGTGGAATGGGGCTTTGCCCCGGTCCTGTGGTTCCCCGGCGGCACCGAGGCCTGGCAGGAGGCCGGGGGCGATCTGGTGCCCCTGACCCCCTGA
- a CDS encoding quinoprotein dehydrogenase-associated putative ABC transporter substrate-binding protein: MARIARLAAGLLAGALALPSAGAAQVADLRSTTQFRVCADPANAPMTTREDTGFENRLADYFGELLDLPVSYTWFPSGMGFITRTLRAGTCDVVMGYAQGDELVQNTNHYYTSVYGLVTRRDGPLADVDRLTDAALRDHDIGVVAGTPPASHLARAGLAARMRGADLFVDRRVEDPMGDLLEGVRDGTLGAAVMWGPLAGPRIKDDPDLQFTALLHEESGPRLFYRITMGVRMEEQEWKRQLNSLIRRNQDEINQILREAGVPLVDDYGRALLD; the protein is encoded by the coding sequence ATGGCCCGCATTGCCCGCCTTGCCGCCGGCCTTCTGGCCGGTGCGCTGGCCCTGCCATCCGCCGGGGCGGCCCAGGTGGCGGATCTGCGGTCGACGACCCAGTTCCGCGTCTGCGCCGATCCCGCCAACGCCCCCATGACCACCCGCGAGGATACGGGGTTCGAGAACCGCCTGGCCGATTACTTCGGCGAATTGCTGGATCTGCCGGTGAGCTATACCTGGTTTCCGTCGGGCATGGGCTTCATCACCCGCACGCTGCGGGCGGGGACCTGCGATGTCGTGATGGGCTATGCCCAAGGCGACGAGCTGGTGCAGAACACCAACCATTACTACACCTCGGTCTATGGGCTGGTGACGCGGCGTGACGGGCCGCTGGCCGATGTCGACCGGCTGACCGACGCCGCGCTGCGCGATCACGACATCGGCGTGGTCGCGGGCACGCCGCCCGCCAGCCATCTGGCCCGGGCGGGCTTGGCCGCGCGGATGCGGGGGGCGGACCTGTTCGTCGACCGCCGGGTCGAGGATCCGATGGGCGACCTGCTGGAGGGGGTGCGCGACGGCACTCTGGGCGCCGCGGTGATGTGGGGGCCCTTGGCGGGGCCGCGAATCAAGGACGATCCCGACCTGCAGTTCACCGCCCTGCTGCACGAGGAATCCGGCCCGCGGCTGTTCTATCGCATCACCATGGGCGTGCGGATGGAGGAACAGGAATGGAAGCGTCAGCTGAACAGCCTGATCCGGCGCAATCAGGACGAGATCAACCAGATCCTGCGCGAGGCCGGGGTGCCCTTGGTCGACGATTACGGGCGGGCCTTGCTGGACTGA
- a CDS encoding c-type cytochrome, methanol metabolism-related, with protein sequence MKAITGLTALVLGASLAGMALAQAEAPPAEAGAGAAAAVSGTDAAPADAMPEEEPVELAQGNTVMPSGHDITPVEMEDGRWRNDEGIPTFNVEDGVVDFATFNGFRRYHAECHVCHGPDGEGSTYAPALKNSVLRMDYYDFMQVVASGKQGTNSVMPAFGTNKNVWCYIDDIYVYLLAHGTDTIGRGRPAQRADKPDEYTAQEDACMSS encoded by the coding sequence ATGAAAGCGATCACCGGCCTGACCGCGCTGGTCCTTGGTGCATCCCTGGCCGGCATGGCGCTGGCCCAGGCCGAGGCACCGCCCGCCGAGGCAGGCGCGGGTGCCGCCGCCGCCGTCTCGGGGACCGATGCGGCCCCCGCCGATGCCATGCCCGAGGAGGAGCCGGTCGAACTGGCCCAAGGCAACACCGTCATGCCGAGCGGCCATGACATCACCCCGGTCGAGATGGAGGACGGCCGCTGGCGCAATGACGAGGGCATCCCGACCTTCAACGTCGAGGACGGCGTTGTCGATTTCGCGACCTTCAACGGCTTTCGCCGCTATCACGCGGAATGCCATGTCTGCCACGGCCCGGACGGCGAAGGGTCGACCTATGCCCCCGCGCTGAAGAATTCCGTGCTGCGGATGGATTACTACGACTTCATGCAGGTCGTGGCCTCGGGCAAGCAGGGGACCAATTCGGTCATGCCCGCCTTCGGCACGAACAAGAATGTGTGGTGTTACATCGACGACATCTATGTCTATCTGCTGGCCCATGGCACGGATACGATCGGCCGCGGTCGCCCGGCTCAACGCGCCGACAAACCCGATGAATACACCGCGCAGGAAGATGCCTGCATGAGCAGCTGA